catTTCCCTATAAAGACCTACCTTGCCATACACAAGAGACTCCACTTAAAAAGGGAAACTTTCCAGTGTACAGACTGTGGCAAACGTTTCTTAACAAAGTTCAGCTTTCAGCACCATCGTATTACCCACACAGGGGTGAAACCTTTCACATGCACTGATTGTGGCAaatgtttctctttaaaaatgtacctTATGAAACACCAGACAATTCACAGAAAAAGGGAAACTTTAtcatgcacagaatgtgacaaACCTTTCTTTACAAAGGCCAGTCTCCAGCGGCATTCACTgacccacacaggggagaaaccttttgtgtgcacagaatgtggcaaaggttTCTGTATTAAATCATACCTTAACACacaccagaaaattcacaaaaaagggAAAACTTTCCCATGTACTGAATGTGGCAAACCTTTCTTTACAAGGGCCACTCTCCTTTGGCATTCTATggcccacacaggggagaaaccttttgcgtgcacagaatgtggcaaaggttTCTGTACAAAAACAACCCTTAAAAGACACCAGAAAATTCACATAAGTGTCCACACAGGAGCTTttacatgtacagaatgtggaacGCAGTTTACTCGTCAGCAAAGCCTTGAACTACACATAAAACGTCACatggaagaaaaaacatttacatgtacGGAATGTGGGAAAATCTTTTCTAACAAAAGAAACTTTCTCTACCCCTACACAactcacactggggagaaaccttTCATATGCACAGAATGTAAGAATATGTCTCCGTCCATTCTATTTTCATGTACAGAATGTGACCAACAGTTCCAGAATATGAGAAACCTTACCAtacaccagagaattcacacaaGGAATGAAACATtcccatgtacagaatgtggcaaactGTTCTCTAAAATGAGAAACCTTACCATACACCGGAGAATTCACACAAGAAGTGAAACGTtcccatgtacagaatgtggcaaacatTTCCCTACAAAGACCTACCTTGCCATACACAAGAGACTCCACTTAAAAAGGGAAACTTTCCagtgtacagaatgtggcaaacctTTCTTTACAGAAGTCAGTCTCCAGCGGCATTCAGTGactcacaccggggagaaaccttttgtgtgcacagaatgtggcaaaggttTCTGTTCTAAAACATCCCTTAACAGACACCGGAAAATTCACTCAAAAAGGGAAACTTTCCCATGTACCGAATGTGGCAAACCTTTCTTTACAAAAGCCAGTCTCCAGCGGCATTCAGTGactcacaccggggagaaacctTTTGTGTGCgcagaatgtggcaaatgtttttaTACTAAAACATACCTTAACACACACCGGAAAATTCACATAAAAAGGGAAACTTTatcatgtacagaatgtggcaaacctTTCTTTACAAAAGCCAGTCTCCAACGGCATTCACTGACCCACACAGTGGAGAAACCTTTTGTGTGCGCAGAATGTGGCAAAGGTTTCTGTATTAAATCATACCTTAACACACACcagaaaattcacataaaaagggaaactttatcatgtacagaatgtggcaaacatTTCTCTAAAAAGAGCGGCCTTCAGCGCCATTATATTACTCACTCAGACGTAAAACCTTTcatgtgcacagaatgtggcaaatgtttctcTCTAAAGATGAATCTAACGAATCACCAGAAAATTCACTTAAAATAGGAACCTTTatcatgtacagaatgtggcaaatctTTCTCTAAGAAGGCCAACCTTCAGAGACATTCTTTTATCCACATAGGGTAAAACCGTTCATGTGCtcagaatgtggcaaatgtttctcTATAAAGATGTTCCTTAACAGACACCAGATGAAAGGGAAACTTTCCGATGTACAGATGTGACAAGCGTATCTTGAAAAAGGGCAGCCTTCAATGGCATTATATAATCCACACTAGAAGAACTTTTCACTTTCCGAGTATGTCAACAATTTCACTCATagcaggagagaaacctttcactTGCACAGAATACGACATAAGCTTGTTAAGGAACTCATTTTCCCTTTGAAGCTTCCATGGCAAATTGTAGGTAGGGTGCATTGGTGCACAGGCCATTTTTCTTAACTGAGGCCCCAGGCTTATTGTTGGCCAAGCCCTCCACCAAGGGACCCaaatgactagggttgccacccagcctgTATTTTACCCATCTGTCTTCATCCTGCTTATAAGaacatatttatactgtatgtagaaaaaTCAACAAAGCTGACCCTAGGACATCCAAGTGGACATTCTAGTAATTGCCAGAAGGCTGTAAAAAGACTAGAGGTATACTGGGCCAGATAAACTAAGTGTTCTTGAAAACCAGATAGTATCAGGAGTGGCTGAGCTTCATGAAGAAAGCCCTACCTCTACAAAATGTGAAAAACCAGAACATCAAGAAGACCAACAGGGGTTCCATATCTAAATGTTACATATACAAAGAGCCCTATGATTATGTACCATAGACACACCAAGCTCAGCCAGGGTAAATGGGCCAACCCCACAGTACAACACAATAATTCAGTCCTAGCAGATATGGCTCACATGGACCCTGTAGCGCTTTACCCCCTGTGCACTTGTCCCACCACAATAGTAGTGATACAATTAAACATAGAGGAGGAAGCAGAACCAGGGTGCAACTTCCTTTATTGGACTTGCACCTTACTTACTGTTTTGGGCAAGCatactctttgtcaagtgtaccaTACAAACCCCATTAGTATAGTATAGGTAACAATCCTGTTGGGTGCTTGAACCAATTGAAGTACAAATGATCTAACCTTATCTCCATATATCTACAAGATGAAAATCCACAAGCCTGGAAGAAGCAGGCGACAGCACTACCCTACAATAACTGCAACACCTCAAGTAAAGGGAAGACTACGATACTCCAAGAAACTACACTTTAAGACATTATAGCCGAAGGCAATATAACAGGTATAAACACACAGGGATATAAATGTAAGGACTATTCATTGTTTAAAAGATAGAGTGAGAGAACTTATAAGGGCTATTGAGAAGAAAGAGGAGAAATCTCCTTTTGGTAAAATTTTGCAGCATGTTCCTCTAGGACAGTagtgctcatactttactaacgcaaggtctacttttagtaatgttgtcccattatgatctacatccgtAAAGACATTtgtagcattctgttccatggcaaatattacttaaatattatattgatttatgagagaatttatattgctatatttagccactatttattatgtaaccttaacataataaatatctgaatgaaaagcatgaaataagagggtgatttagacaagttgtttgccgatagtgtcttgagatcttctaatcaccagctaaaggtctactgatagatccccCATCTACCCTTTtggggggggagaggaacaaactgagcatgctcaagccctagccctggaggtttaagatgaaaacagttagtctgatacagaagcccatgagtacacaatagaaggaaagaaatgtgctgtttgacagaggactcagagcaacattactttgaggggttactggtgtatttatatagacctttctgataaagcttacttacttttagcctttccttctcctttaacaatttgtTATGGCCTTTTgcttttttacataatataataaaactaatTTTAATCAATAATTGGGAATAACATTTGGATGCATATAACatatgatatgtatgtattttacaaTTATAATCTAGATGATGCCCAGTAGATGTCGCTGTCATGTTGTCTATTTAAGTAAGCAGTATTGTTTGGCCtgtgagcctatgattaagggaggttctcccgaaatgcgtcaggcaaTGTGGATCCAGCTACTGTTGAAATAAATCCTCTCTTTATTCATTTTACTTGGAGAGCTGCATTCTGTTTGTGTATTGCTATATGTACAGAGAATGGAACAGAGTGGGGGAGGAAATCTTGCGATGGGTAAGTCTGGAGCGGCTACTTTTTTCAACTATAACTGTAGGGAAGCAGACTCCactacaggcccggactggccaacTGTCAGTTCGGGCAAATGCCTGAGGGGCTGCTCTCTATGCACTGTAAATAggccactggggctgctgccattGCTGCTCCTGAACTTCAACAAAGCCAACGTTTACTGCTACCATGCAGGACAACTCCATTTTCTCTAGCCCACCATTGTGTGTAGGGGAATACCCAATAACAGTTTTTACAATGTATCAAAGTTCCTGGCCTGGGCTGTGagcaggccggactggcaatctgtgggttctggcaaatgccagagtggctgctgtatGGTcagggtgctttgccaatgagggaTTAATAGCTACTGCCATGATGTTCCCCAGGGCACGTGACAGTCAGCTGGGGTGGAATGTGCCACATTGAGTTTGGGGAGATTTACTGGAGGTGAAAAGGCCAAGGAGAAAGGCCCTGACTGAAGCCTGAAGTTTTCTCTGCTAGACTTTCCCATGACTTACTCTTACTGACAATTACATGGTCTTTTCTGAATGGAGATAATTGCTCCTCCCGGATAAAGTCTccgtttatttttgtgttttgtgaggcgGGGTCATTTGTGACATTTCATTGAAttccattaattaaaaatgacaCTATAGTGCTGATGTTACTTTACTGtaatatagggatattagaagtctctgaggggttgttctgtgaccatataaaggcacaaggctgcaggctgagttatacagggaactctgagtatcactcatgtattataagggataatgtaccccctactgtaaatgataaggatattagaagtcactgaggggttgttctgtgaccatataaaggcacaaggctgcaggctgagttatacagggaactctgagtatcactcatgtattataagggataatgtaccccctactgtaaatgataaggatattagaagtcactgaggggttgttctgtgaccatataaagacacaaggctgcaggctgagttatacagggaactctgagtatcactcatgtattataagggataatgtaccccctactgtaaatgataaggatattagaagtcacggaggggttgttctgtgaccatataaagacacaaggctgcaggctgagttatacagggaactctgagtatcactcatgtattataagggataatgtaccccctactgtaaatgataaggatattagaagtcactgaggggttgttctgtgaccatataaagacacaaggctgcaggctgagttatacagggaactctgagtatcactcatgtattataagggataatgtaccccctactgtaaatgataaggatattagaagtcactgaggggttgttctgtgaccatataaaggcacaaggctgcaggctgagttatacagggaactctgagtatcactcatgtattataagggataatgtacccctactgtaaatgataaggatattagaagtcactgaggggttgttctgtgaccatataaagacacaaggctgcaggctgagttatacagggaactctgagtatcactcatgtattataagggataatgtaccccctactgtaaatgataaggatattagaagtcactgaggggtagttctgtgaccatataaaggcacaaggctgcaggctgagttatacagggaactctgagtatcactcatgtattataagggataatgtaccccctactgtaaatgataaggatattagaagtcactgaggggttgttctgtgaccatataagggcacaaggctgcaggctgagttatacagggaactctgagtatcactcatgtattataagggataatgtaccccctactgtaaatgataaggatattagaagtcactgaggggttgttctgtgaccatataaaggcacaaggctgcaggctgagttatacagggaactctgagtatcactcatgtattataagggataatgtaccccctactgtaaatgataaggatattagaagtcactgaggggttgttctgtgaccatataaagacacaaggctgcaggctgagttatacagggaactctgagtatcactcatgtattataagggataatgtaccccctactgtaaatgataaggatattagaagtcactgaggggttgttctgtgaccatataaaggcacaaggctgcaggctgagttatacagggaactctgagtatcactcatgtattataagggataatgtaccccctactgtaaatgataaggatattagaagtcactgaggggttgttctgtgaccatataaagacacaaggctgcaggctgagttatacagggaactctgagtatcactcatgtattataagggataatgtaccccctactgtaaatgataaggatattagaagtcacggaggggttgttctgtgaccatataaagacacaaggctgcaggctaagttatacagggaactctgagtatcactcatgtattataagggataatgtaccccctactgtaaatgataaggatattagaagtcactgaggggttgttctgtgaccatataaagacacaaggctgcaggctgagttatacagggaactctgagtatcactcatgtattataagggataatgtaccccctactgtaaatgataaggatattagaagtcactgaggggttgttctgtgaccatataaaggcacaaggctgcaggctgagttatacagggaactctgagtatcactcatgtattataagggataatgtaccccctactgtaaatgataaggatattagaagtcactgaggggttgttctgtgaccatataaagacacaaggctgcaggctgagttatacagggaactctgagtatcactcatgtattataagggataatgtaccccctactgtaaatgataaggatattagaagtcactgaggggtagttctgtgaccatataaaggcacaaggctgcaggctgagttatacagggaactctgagtatcactcatgtattataagggataatgtaccccctactgtaaatgataaggatattagaagtcactgaggggttgttctgtgaccatataaagacacaaggctgcaggctgagttatacagggaactctgagtatcactcatgtattataagggataatgtaccccctactgtaaatgataaggatattagaagtcactgaggggttgttctgtgaccatataagggcacaaggctgcaggctgagttatacagggaactctgagtatcactcatgtattataagggataatgtaccccctactgtaaatgataaggatattagaagtcactgaggggttgttctgtgaccatataaaggcacaaggctgcaggctgagttatacagggaactctgagtatcactcatgtattataagggataatgtaccccctactgtaaatgataaggatattagaagtcactgaggggttgttctgtgaccatataaagacacaaggctgcaggctgagttatacagggaactctgagtatcactcatgtattataagggataatgtaccccctactgtaaatgataaggatattagaagtcactgaggggttgttctgtgaccatataaagacacaaggctgcaggctgagttatacagggaactctgagtatcactcatgtattataagggataatgtaccccctactgtaaatgataaggatattagaagtcactgaggggttgttctgtgaccatataaagacacaaggctgcatagtctttaacatattttatatgaattacaGTTAAGTGAGAAAatcagctctttatgcacataattgtttgcagttttaccccaatatatgagtgcaTGTGTACGAGATCTTCTCACGTTTacaagtgggctgctttgattttttgcctgggctgcttttaaCACGAGTCTGGCCCtgtagtacacatagaatagaaatgtcacaatataaggctgattggtaattaatacatataattactacatgacatgagtagggttgccatcagGCAATTCTGCCcggttttcataatttggataagCAGACAGGTGCCAACCATAACCATGAGGCTGGTtcaataattttaatatataaaatatggtatttctagTCATATTAAATTGTAGGTGGGTCCAACACTGTCTACATGggcaatactacttggcctggctctgggGTCGCTAGATTTCAGCGCTGCTATTGGCCATTTTCAGATGATTTATCCATACAAAATATATGGGCTGAATTGGTTCCATTTAGGTGAATGAACACAGCAGAGGTGCATTCTGGTACTTTGTTACCAACTGAAATATTCCAGCACACAACCCCCTGTGCCACAGACACATTAAATCCATATTTTGCCGGGTTCTtagcaaattatttgaatatcATAACGTTTCTTCTGTTCTGTGTTTGTGTGAACAGTGTCATACTTGGCCCCACACGACCTAAAATTTGTAAGACATATTTATTAAGTACTTCTAACTCAGTGCTTCAATGGACCAGTTGCACTCTGATTGGATATATGTGGGGGTTCAGcttgtccaatcagagcacagctggcTTTACAGACAGTAAAATGTACCAACCAGGTAGAGAGTAGTCAGGACTGGACTTTACAGACAGAAGACATGGCAGAAACAGGACTGATGTGAAGGAGCTGAAATCTCCACCTGGGAATATTTGCAGCAACTTTCATTCCACTCTGACAGGTACAATATACATTGTAGGCACCTACAGCAGCTTCTCCAGCAGACACAAGAAATAGCTGCTTTTTCTGCATCCGTCTCTCATTTTCTCATGCACCTGCCTCAACATGGCCGCCCTCACCTGAGCTCCTGAGGTAAATAAATCCAGGCTGTGCCCTTTTCAGTTAGTCACTATGTGGCCATTTTAGCCTCTCCAGACCAAAAGTCACCCTCCAGCTATGGCCAAAAGTGAGTCCAGGTGCAGTGGGAGCTGTTGTTGTTTTACCTGAGGAGGAAACAGTGAAGATACAGAATTGAGTCATTTGTGGCCTCTCCCAGCCCTTCCTCTATGTGCCCCTTCCAACCACCATCACTgtgtgatacatatatatatatatatttatattcagctCCCAGGTTACACCACTGTCACTGCTCCAAATCTTCTCATATTCCTGCCCTCACTCCCCCATCTCCTCTGGCTACTCATTTCAATACCGGAATAACCCACCAGCACTAGGACCATGAAGCTCCTGCCTCCTTGGGGGGAGGGGCCAGAGCACCATTTTGTGGCAGTTACACACACAGAACAGGCAGTGAGTTTTGTTTCTCATAAACTGCCACATGTGAATGGCAGTGCTCCTGGCAGAGACTCTAGCCACTGGCCCCGGGATGAATTGGCCCCAAACTGACTGGTGACAAGAACACTAGGAGCCTGGGAAGCTGATGTGAGGATTGGGGGAAGAATCTGTGGAAAAGGAAGTCCCAGGGAATCCGGAAGTGAGAGGTAAatgatcagataggatctgtgcagtcactgggacagaatgttctgttatacagatagctagaatctcagctgccataaagcaggacaggactgctgcttacaatggggatcagataggatctgtgcagccactgggacagaatgttctgttatacagatagaatctcagctgccataaagcaggacaggactgctgcttacaatggggatcagataggatctgtgcagccactgggacagaatgttctgttatacagatagctagaatctcagctgccataaagcaggacaggactgctgcttacaatggggatcagataggatctgtgcagccactgggacagaatgttctgttatacagatagaatctcagctgccataaagcaggacaggactgctgcttacaatggggatcagataggatctgtgcagccactgggacagaatgttctgttatacagatagctagaatctcagctgccataaagcaggacaggactgctgcttacaatggggatcagataggatctgtgcagccactgggacagaatgttctgttatacagatagctagaatctcagctgccataaagcaggacaggactgctgcttacaatggggatcagataggatctgtgcagccactgggacagaatgttctgttatacagatagctagaatctcagctgccataaagcaggacaggactgctgcttacaatggggatcagataggatctgtgcagccactgggacagaatgttctgttatacagatagctagaatctcagctgccataaagcaggacaggactgctgcttacaatggggatcagataggatctgtgcagccactgggacagaatgttctgttatacagatagctagaatctcagctgccataaagcaggacaggactgctgcttacaatggggatcagataggatctgtgcagccactgggacagaatgttctgttatacagatagctagaatctcagctgccataaagcaggacaggactgctgcttacaatggggatcagataggatctgtgcagccactgggacagaatgttctgttat
This is a stretch of genomic DNA from Xenopus laevis strain J_2021 chromosome 6S, Xenopus_laevis_v10.1, whole genome shotgun sequence. It encodes these proteins:
- the LOC108695502 gene encoding zinc finger protein 208 isoform X1, encoding MNIPNSQKKLPSVRKQSECSECGKTFADKSHLHIHMRIHTGEKPYKCTECGKTFVDKSHLNIHIRVHTDEKPYKCTECGKIFAHKSYLHIHMRRHTDDKRYKCTECGKTFVDKSHLNIHIRVHTGEKPYKCTECGKRFANNSILSMHKKIHTGEKPHMCTECGKTFITKTHLHNHLSTHTGEKPFMCRKCGKRFRLSCYLRSHNRIHTGDKPHTKSNRNKQRLHPEERPFTCTECGESFKCKRNLRNHMRIHTEERPFTCTECGVSFKCRSTLHNHIRIHTGERPFKCTECSQSFIRLGTLKVHQRIHTGEKPYMCTECGKSFLTKTHLKSHQRIHTGVRPYMCTECGKSFTLKGALIKHQRVHTEEKPYACTECGKQFSTKDRLSSHISVHTGAFTCTECGTQFTCKESLKLHIKRHMEEKTFTCTECGKMFSNKRNFLYPYTTHTGEKPFICTVCKNMSPSILFSCTECDQQYQNMRNLTIHQRIHTRNETFPCTECGKLFSKMRNLTIHRRIHTRSETFPCTECGKHFPIKTYLAIHKRLHLKRETFQCTDCGKRFLTKFSFQHHRITHTGVKPFTCTDCGKCFSLKMYLMKHQTIHRKRETLSCTECDKPFFTKASLQRHSLTHTGEKPFVCTECGKGFCIKSYLNTHQKIHKKGKTFPCTECGKPFFTRATLLWHSMAHTGEKPFACTECGKGFCTKTTLKRHQKIHISVHTGAFTCTECGTQFTRQQSLELHIKRHMEEKTFTCTECGKIFSNKRNFLYPYTTHTGEKPFICTECKNMSPSILFSCTECDQQFQNMRNLTIHQRIHTRNETFPCTECGKLFSKMRNLTIHRRIHTRSETFPCTECGKHFPTKTYLAIHKRLHLKRETFQCTECGKPFFTEVSLQRHSVTHTGEKPFVCTECGKGFCSKTSLNRHRKIHSKRETFPCTECGKPFFTKASLQRHSVTHTGEKPFVCAECGKCFYTKTYLNTHRKIHIKRETLSCTECGKPFFTKASLQRHSLTHTVEKPFVCAECGKGFCIKSYLNTHQKIHIKRETLSCTECGKHFSKKSGLQRHYITHSDVKPFMCTECGKCFSLKMNLTNHQKIHLK
- the LOC108695502 gene encoding gastrula zinc finger protein XlCGF58.1-like isoform X2 encodes the protein MNIPNSEKKLPSVRKQFECSECGKTFADKSHLYIHMRRHTDDKRYKCTECGKTFVDKSHLNIHIRVHTGEKPYKCTECGKRFANNSILSMHKKIHTGEKPHMCTECGKTFITKTHLHNHLSTHTGEKPFMCRECGKRFRLSCNLRSHKRIHTGDNPHTNSDHNKRRLHTEEKPFTCTKCGESFKRKNTLHNHMRIHTGERPFKCTECGQRFIRIGTLKVHQRIHTGEKPYMCTECGKSFLTNTHLKNHQRIHTGVRPYMCTECGKTFTLKGALIKHQTVHTEEKPYACTECERQFSTKDQLSSHISVHTGAFTCTECGTQFTRQQSLELHIKRHMEEKTFTCTECGKIFSNKRNFLYPYTTHTGEKPFICTECKNMSPSILFSCTECDQQFQNMRNLTIHQRIHTRNETFPCTECGKLFSKMRNLTIHRRIHTRSETFPCTECGKHFPTKTYLAIHKRLHLKRETFQCTECGKPFFTEVSLQRHSVTHTGEKPFVCTECGKGFCSKTSLNRHRKIHSKRETFPCTECGKPFFTKASLQRHSVTHTGEKPFVCAECGKCFYTKTYLNTHRKIHIKRETLSCTECGKPFFTKASLQRHSLTHTVEKPFVCAECGKGFCIKSYLNTHQKIHIKRETLSCTECGKHFSKKSGLQRHYITHSDVKPFMCTECGKCFSLKMNLTNHQKIHLK